GATTATTGAAAAGAAAATCCAATCATGGAACTTTTCATCTATAAATATGCAGATTTCAAACATGAAAAACACCCTCGACCAACCACAATTATTCTTAAGCTTGCATATTTCAAAGATCCCAAGCAAACTTAATCTTTCGATTTCTAGCTGTTTATTCAAGCACAAACTTATTAGAATCATATCAGATCATCAATGATCAATTTGTGCTACTCAAACAACTCAAATGGTCAGGTCTAACCATTAGATTCTGTGTTTGTTGTCTGGTGAAGGTTCTTAAATATCCATAattgtaaagtgatcactaagagttcgAGTCACGCAATGATAAGTTCTAACTGAAGTGAGTTGTTACGAGACGTTGTAGAATAAATATCTTTTAATGAAAACTTTTCTGAGTGGGAGAAAGGGTGACATATGATTATAtatccgaacatctataaaaatatttgtgtaattACATTACGCATTTACAGTCCTGCAAAATCAATTTCAAACTATTTATTGTTAAATtgccaagtataatatatagCCGGATCTTTTCCGCACTTACACTTTTTAGTGGTCCAGCAAGTCTAGCCATTCAAGAATACTTCTTAACAACCTGAAAACCGTCAAGACCTGTTCAAAATCAAgagaattttaaaaaagtttatgCACCCTCATTTCTACACTCTGACCCAATCCCAACAATTGTAATTGCCTTGTGTTGGCAAGAGGTATTGATCTAGTTACTCGATCCCTCGTATATTTTTCTCTCTTCATTTTCTTGTAACAACCcctatttgtaaaaaaatatatatcagatCTCAGTTGAGAACTAAAGAAAATAGTGCTTTCGGAAGTAGTCATTAAATTTTCATCCATGCATGTTATCTGTGATTTGTGAACTATAAGCAAGTCTATGGTACACCACAAAAAATACAGTATAAATTTCCTTAGTTCCTTCAGTAGGAAATTAAGACGCTATTTCAAGAGCATAGTTTTGCCAGTCAGCGAcacaaaaacaatcaaaattGTAACCACATGGATACACGTACAAGGGCTAAATCTGCCCCTCCAAAAGAAACTGCAGAAATCATTAATTATAAGCAACTATATATGTGCTTATTACTGGTGTATTACTTGTTTCAAGAATCATGTCAAAGTTTAAGTTCCAAATCCAAGTCCTCTTTTGAATTACTCTCCACCTGTCTGTTCTTCTCCAAATCTTCCACAATCAATGGGGTAAATTCTAAGCCAACACCCCAGTGATCTCCACGAATCATCGAGTTTGTATCGCGATCAAAATCATGGGCGCGACTATAAATCTGCTGCAGCTCATTACCATGGATTCCAAACAAGGGTCTTGTAGCACCAGAAGTACCAGCATATTCTTGAAAACGTGTTGCATTTTTTGTATGATGATCATGATTCTCAAAATGATCATTTCTCGATTCTGGGATTTGCTGGTACAATCTTGGACCGGTGCAATCACTATCTTCTGGCTTTCTTGATGTGGGCTTGTTTCTTGACTTATCTTTTCTGTGTATGTTCATATGGCCACCCAAAGCCTGCGCTGAATCGAAACCCCTCTTGCAATAGACACAATCATATGATCGGCCTACGCCTAAATCGAAAACGTTGTCTTGCTCAGCTGCTTCACTGGAATAAGAATTTACTGATTCTTCTTGATGTAAATTGGGCTCCATGGTAAGCTATCCAGATATTAGTGGTTGAATTTTCGACAGTCTTCGAAAATCTTGGAAAAGAGAGAGAATATGTAGTTTAACTGTTTAGCTTCTGTTGAGGGACTGGAGGATTATATGCATCTAGAAAGGATGCTTTTTGAGGACAAGGGTTTGATGCAACAGACAATTTCCGGAAAGGATACTTTTTTAGAACAAGGGTTTGATGAAACAGACAATATAAGAGCTTAGGTTTGAGAAAACTTTGAGGTCTGTGGAAGAAAACTTATGACACGGTCTGTGAATTTTACTGATACAAAGTCAATATTCTACTCAAGGCCGGCTGTTGGAGATCCTATTTCGCTTATTAAATAGATTacttaaattttcaaagaagattttaggaaaaattacacataaaattttctttaagaAGATGAGTCGTCCAAGTTTTGTCTCTACGCTAATGTTTGATCATCGACTCCATGTTTTGAATCAGACATGGAGTAGATCTGTCTGCTAATATTAGCATAATGCCACTTgcctatattatattatatataattttcggTGAGAAAAGCCATTCCTTTTTATGATGTGTTAATTTGGTTGCGCGTGCATGAGATTTTTTGTCACAATATGAGAAATTTTCTTGCAATATTTAATCTCTCCAACAGTCCTAACTGATCAGCATCGACACCGATCATCACGggaaaaatatattggacaaAAGGAAGTTGTTGATTCCGGGAGATTCTGCCAGATCTTGTACAGatagcataatatatatatggttCTATAACTTTGTCTTGTCTTCGATTTTGGTCCACTATATATATGTCTTCAATTTCCAGATTTagtttaggcaaaaacttgtgtgagacggtctcacgggtcgtatttgtgagacggatctcttatttgggtcatccatgaaaaagtattactttttatgctaagagtattactttttattgtgaatatggatagggttgacccgtctcacatattaagatccgttAGATGGTATCACATGAGATCCACTCTTTAGTTTATTATCTTTgtattttttgtcatttttcttgaCGTGGTTCCACTTGACGTTTACATGTGAATTGTcattttcgataaaaaaaaattaaaattttcaaaaattgaaaaatacaagACTAAAACTCGATTTTGACAACATAGAGAACAAAAATTACAAAAGACAAATATAGAAGACATAAATTACAAATTTCTAATGTTAATATATTCTACTTGTACGTAGTATGAAATTTGCAATTGTTTGCAATGTTGTCTGTATGATTTTAGTAAATATAATACATGACAAGTTTGTCATTATTTTCATGAAATCCATTCATGCTGTTGATTGGAATTTTTAAGGTGATTAGCTACTGATACCCTCGGGAGACCCGGGTTCATCTCGGGCCATGGATCAAGGTATGAGGGGTTTTTGATAATTCCGGAATTGGCCGGGCAAATGGTTAGCCGGGACATCATGTCCTCGGGTATTTACCAGGAGCCCGGGCTTTTAGGCGAATGCCCGGGTAATGGTTCTCTACCTGGGTCGCCTCGGTAACAGCACTCTACTCAAATACATAAGCATATGGTACTTTATCTCAATAATAATTACTATCAAAATCACGTAAAGGTGGCAAGGTAAAAGAGACAGAGTGACATATCAGAAAATGTGTCAGACAGCAGGGTATGAGCAACCATCTTGCCATAATTAGTAAGAATACACTGAAAACAAGATCATCATAGACTttatttctataaataccaggtttgttTGATGTTAAGGGGCGGGGTTCACTTTACATTTTTCTTACAACATTTATTACCTGATTCTCTCTAAAAACCCCTCACTGACTTGAGCGCGGAGTGGTCACGTCGGATTCccctccgacgcccattcaTGTGGTTATCTTTGTGTTTTTAGGATAATATTATTCTTCCTGGGGAAAAAAGCACTCGGTTTGAATATATTTTGCTGTGCTCTCACTTTTAGTTCATTATAACAATCCGACCCGGTGAAATTGCCCACCTATCTCTCACCCAATTCACCCGATCTTCATAAGCAACAATGATTAATTATTAGCAAGGAAATATAcgtgatttattttattgttatcgAAAGATATGATACCTACTTGAATGCGATAAATAacaattaaattgtcagattttTGTAGTTTTATATCTGTCTTTCTTGGACCAGGTTTTATTAGCAAATACACTGTCCCAGTGCTTGCTAGCTAATTAATtcccacaatcatcatcaatatCACATTATTTATCTAATAATTATACATGACTATTGCTGGATCAGGGGTGACGCACTGAGATTGGAAATATTTGAAGCAAACCAATTTAAGTTAAACTTTGGGTAAGGGGTGGTGCATGGTGACTATTTTGAGATTGTGAATTAAAAAAAAGGTGTTTCGGTAAATTTATGTTAAACGTGTTATAATCATTGTTTTCAAAATCGAACAGGATTGATCAGTTCGACCGAGAACCAGTCACGAGTCCGGTCCAAACATCAATCAATAACGATTTTACCGGTTTGAAAAACGATTTTACCGGTTTGACCGGTCAGAACTAGTCGAAAAGCAGTATTGAACCGGTCCAACcggttcataatttttttttgaatttaaccttttaattttatttttggctaTATTTAcgaatattttgattttgaacttCATTAGTATTATagcttattaatattttaaaatttagaatatttgttttattatttatatacacatttaagatatttagaatttaaaatatatttttaatatattatattattattttatatgatataacaACATTCCGGTCTGACCATTCGGTTGAATCGTTATTTTAAAGTAGACCGTTTCGATTACCGATCCGATTATGAAAACATTGGTCATAACATCGTCTGTGagcttaatttttaaaaattgttaaaatttcAGATAATATAAGATAATAGAGCTAGATGTTAATATTTTGGTTACACGAGAAAGCGTTTGGCGTTTTACCAAAATTATAATCAATGGTGGAGCTATCAAAATAGGCTAGTCCCTCCCCGCAAATAGACGAGTTCGGTTGGAAATTTCTTAACCCGCCCAAATGACTGGCCGATCCGCCCCATGTGGCCAAATGGAGGGTTGCGGGCCAGTTCACCAACTTTAACTAAAAATTGGTTAGGCCCGTCGG
This window of the Primulina huaijiensis isolate GDHJ02 chromosome 3, ASM1229523v2, whole genome shotgun sequence genome carries:
- the LOC140972439 gene encoding uncharacterized protein; this translates as MEPNLHQEESVNSYSSEAAEQDNVFDLGVGRSYDCVYCKRGFDSAQALGGHMNIHRKDKSRNKPTSRKPEDSDCTGPRLYQQIPESRNDHFENHDHHTKNATRFQEYAGTSGATRPLFGIHGNELQQIYSRAHDFDRDTNSMIRGDHWGVGLEFTPLIVEDLEKNRQVESNSKEDLDLELKL